One segment of Rhodopirellula baltica SH 1 DNA contains the following:
- a CDS encoding sodium:solute symporter family transporter: protein MIHRRPLHPRCRNEQSPFIKRSLLAVFFAISMMAVSPEITCAQTVTDEWLKWSELPPIPNSLGVAGPFVGVDEDALIVAGGANFPIPIWETDKVWHDAVYVLPRVSGNPPDDGVQWIEAGKLQRPTAYGASVSIPSTESVHHGVLCLGGNDSNATFRDVYLLRWNPSMRTVEQVDFPALPQPCVHASAQLIGQTVYLIGGQSGGELSTASSRMWVLDLSQSDDPALLAWTPLADCPGPPRAFHVTAAQHDGYETCLYVLSGRRQTQSGVDFLTDNWAYRPSTNTWQQKADVPQSVMAGTATHIGQSHIVVLGGDDGSMFGQADQLKDDHPGFAKKTFAYHTITDTWTKAGTSPANHVTTTAVHWGNEIIIASGEVRPRVRSPAVYQITLANSERSFGTLNYLVLFAYLFSMLGVGVYFARRNRTTDDYFRGGSQIPWWAAGCSIFATMLSSVTFTGIPSKSYAQDWTYSIGNFTIPLVAFIAVYVAMPFFRRIDATSAYEYLEKRFNRIVRWFGSLSFSLFHLFRMAVVMSLTGLALSVATPLTPSQAVLLMGGLSIVYCTLGGIEAVIWTDTIQTVVLLGGAFLAIVLMVLGTDGGFGGSLDHAIDADKMRIANLHFSPTHAQIALWVIVVGAIGQNLSSYTADQAVVQRYMTTASPSLAARSIWTNAVLTIPATLLFFGIGTALHGFYHSHPERLSPAITTDQVFPLFIAREMPIGLAGLIVAGVFAAAQSTVSTSMNSTATALVTDFFRPLKLCRNERGYLIAARTLTFSLGVLGTLLGLVFVDPSIKSLFDTFIVVIGLFMGVLGGLFVLGGLTTRANSIGAMVGATVGAAAMFSLWRYTDVNGYLYTTCGITSCFASGYLASLLTSPPKDSLVGLTIHTLDASATDDSAEN, encoded by the coding sequence ATGATCCATCGTCGCCCGCTGCACCCTCGCTGTCGAAACGAACAATCACCTTTCATCAAGCGAAGTTTGCTCGCAGTCTTCTTCGCGATTTCGATGATGGCTGTTTCGCCTGAAATCACATGTGCGCAAACGGTCACAGATGAATGGCTGAAGTGGAGCGAACTTCCGCCGATCCCCAACTCTCTCGGTGTGGCGGGTCCATTCGTCGGCGTGGACGAGGACGCGTTGATAGTGGCCGGCGGTGCTAACTTTCCAATTCCGATTTGGGAGACCGACAAAGTCTGGCACGACGCGGTTTATGTCCTGCCTCGTGTTTCTGGCAATCCACCTGACGATGGTGTTCAGTGGATTGAAGCAGGAAAGCTGCAAAGGCCGACCGCCTACGGGGCATCAGTCTCGATTCCATCAACGGAATCCGTTCACCACGGTGTGCTCTGTCTAGGAGGCAATGATTCCAACGCGACCTTTCGCGATGTCTATTTGCTGCGATGGAATCCATCCATGCGAACAGTGGAGCAAGTGGACTTTCCTGCCTTGCCTCAACCATGCGTTCACGCGTCCGCCCAACTGATCGGACAAACCGTCTACCTGATCGGCGGACAGAGTGGCGGTGAACTCTCCACCGCGTCGTCACGCATGTGGGTATTGGATCTGAGCCAATCCGATGATCCCGCCTTGCTTGCCTGGACCCCGTTGGCCGATTGTCCTGGGCCTCCTCGTGCGTTTCATGTGACAGCAGCCCAACACGACGGGTACGAAACATGTTTGTACGTTTTGAGTGGTCGCCGTCAAACACAATCCGGCGTCGACTTCCTGACGGACAATTGGGCCTATCGTCCCAGCACGAACACCTGGCAACAGAAAGCCGACGTTCCGCAATCGGTGATGGCCGGAACGGCGACTCACATTGGGCAAAGTCACATTGTTGTGCTCGGTGGCGATGACGGAAGCATGTTCGGCCAGGCTGACCAACTCAAGGACGATCATCCCGGCTTTGCAAAGAAGACATTCGCCTACCACACCATCACTGACACCTGGACGAAAGCCGGCACCAGCCCCGCGAACCACGTGACGACCACCGCCGTTCACTGGGGCAATGAGATCATTATCGCATCGGGTGAGGTGCGACCAAGAGTCCGATCGCCGGCCGTTTATCAGATCACACTCGCGAATTCCGAACGCAGCTTTGGAACGCTGAACTATCTCGTCTTGTTTGCCTACTTGTTTTCCATGTTGGGCGTCGGCGTCTACTTCGCTCGACGAAACCGCACGACCGACGACTACTTTCGAGGTGGCAGTCAGATTCCATGGTGGGCAGCCGGATGCAGCATTTTCGCAACGATGCTCAGCTCGGTGACATTCACGGGAATCCCATCTAAATCCTACGCACAGGATTGGACGTACTCGATCGGCAACTTCACGATCCCGTTGGTCGCGTTCATCGCGGTTTACGTCGCAATGCCTTTCTTTCGCCGCATCGATGCGACGAGCGCATACGAATACCTGGAGAAACGTTTCAACCGAATCGTCCGCTGGTTCGGCAGCCTCAGCTTCTCGCTGTTTCACCTGTTTCGGATGGCGGTTGTGATGTCGTTGACGGGTTTGGCCTTGTCCGTCGCGACGCCATTGACACCGTCGCAAGCTGTTTTGTTGATGGGCGGACTCAGCATCGTCTACTGCACACTCGGCGGGATCGAAGCCGTCATCTGGACCGACACCATTCAAACCGTGGTGCTGCTGGGTGGCGCTTTCCTGGCCATCGTGTTGATGGTGTTGGGGACCGACGGCGGCTTTGGCGGCAGTTTGGATCACGCCATCGACGCGGACAAAATGCGAATCGCCAATTTGCACTTCAGCCCCACGCACGCGCAGATCGCACTTTGGGTCATCGTGGTCGGAGCGATCGGGCAAAACCTTTCGTCGTACACCGCCGATCAAGCCGTCGTTCAGCGATACATGACAACGGCGTCGCCGTCGCTGGCCGCTCGATCCATTTGGACAAATGCGGTGCTGACGATTCCCGCGACGCTGCTCTTCTTCGGAATTGGAACGGCGTTGCATGGTTTCTACCATTCGCATCCCGAGCGGCTTTCGCCGGCAATCACCACCGATCAAGTCTTCCCGTTGTTCATCGCTCGCGAGATGCCGATTGGATTAGCGGGGCTGATCGTGGCGGGCGTTTTCGCGGCGGCCCAGTCGACTGTTTCGACCAGCATGAACTCCACCGCGACCGCATTGGTCACCGACTTTTTTCGCCCACTGAAACTCTGTCGCAACGAACGAGGCTACTTGATTGCCGCTCGCACGCTGACTTTTTCGCTCGGCGTGCTGGGAACATTGCTTGGATTGGTCTTCGTCGACCCCAGCATCAAATCCTTGTTCGATACCTTCATCGTCGTCATCGGTTTGTTCATGGGTGTTCTGGGCGGACTCTTCGTTCTGGGCGGACTGACCACGCGAGCGAACTCAATCGGTGCGATGGTGGGTGCCACCGTCGGCGCAGCAGCGATGTTTTCTCTTTGGCGATACACTGACGTCAACGGTTACCTCTACACAACCTGTGGCATCACGAGTTGCTTTGCATCGGGGTATTTGGCCAGTCTGCTGACATCGCCGCCAAAGGATTCGCTGGTGGGGCTGACGATTCATACGCTGGACGCATCCGCGACCGACGATTCCGCGGAGAACTGA
- a CDS encoding N-acetylneuraminate lyase — MVDESLLMQRMAGRKLSGLIAATYTPMKACGDLNLDVVPAMVEKLLLDGVSGLYVCGSTGEGMSLTTRERQLVASAFVNATAGRVPVIVQVGHNSLREAQELAKHAQQIGASAISATCPSYFKVASVQSLTLCMQELAAAAPETPFYYYHIPVLTGSSIDMVEFLTHADEAIPTLVGLKYTDTMLFEFQRCLELSNRKFDVVWGCDEMLLGATATGARAAIGSTYNLAAKIYRKMTLALASGQLETARQWQSKSIEMICTIGRYPFHPAMKAILAMQGLDVGPCRLPLESLSQSQVESLRESLDAIGFFEWSGDTSKPSDA; from the coding sequence ATGGTCGACGAATCCCTTTTGATGCAACGCATGGCAGGGCGAAAACTATCGGGCCTGATCGCCGCAACCTACACCCCGATGAAAGCGTGCGGCGATCTCAACCTCGATGTTGTCCCCGCCATGGTGGAGAAGTTGCTACTTGACGGAGTCTCAGGACTGTACGTCTGCGGCAGCACCGGCGAAGGAATGTCGCTCACCACGCGAGAACGCCAGCTGGTCGCCTCGGCTTTCGTCAATGCGACGGCCGGCCGAGTTCCCGTGATCGTTCAAGTTGGGCACAACAGTTTGCGTGAGGCACAAGAACTGGCCAAACATGCCCAGCAGATCGGTGCCAGTGCGATTTCCGCGACCTGCCCATCGTATTTCAAAGTTGCCAGCGTGCAGTCGCTCACTCTTTGCATGCAAGAACTAGCGGCGGCCGCACCGGAGACGCCGTTTTACTATTACCACATCCCGGTGCTAACGGGTTCCAGCATCGACATGGTGGAATTCCTGACTCACGCGGACGAAGCCATCCCGACTTTGGTGGGACTGAAATACACCGATACGATGTTGTTCGAGTTTCAACGGTGCCTCGAATTGTCGAATCGGAAGTTTGACGTCGTTTGGGGCTGCGACGAAATGTTATTGGGTGCGACCGCGACGGGTGCCCGTGCCGCGATTGGAAGCACATACAACTTGGCGGCAAAGATCTATCGCAAGATGACGTTGGCACTGGCCAGCGGACAGTTGGAAACCGCTCGCCAATGGCAATCGAAATCCATCGAAATGATTTGCACAATTGGACGCTACCCGTTCCATCCCGCGATGAAAGCCATCTTGGCAATGCAAGGTCTCGATGTTGGGCCTTGCCGCCTGCCTCTGGAATCCCTTTCGCAATCGCAGGTGGAATCGTTGCGAGAATCGCTCGACGCGATCGGATTCTTCGAATGGAGTGGCGACACGAGCAAGCCAAGTGACGCATGA